ATCTACATGCAGGTGCGCTCCGCCGTGCTGTCCGGCGCGCTCCGTCCGGGCACGCGGATGCCGTCCTCCCGGGCCATGGCATCGAAGCTCGGCGTGGCGCGTGCATCCGTGGTCTTGGCGTATGAGCACCTGCTCGCCGAAGGCTATGTAGAGAGCCGCCACGGCTCTGGCACGTTCATCGCGGGCGATCTGACCGGCCTTGCATCACGACGTCGCGGCGTTCCGCGCGCGACAAAGCGCGCCGTGCCGATATCGGCGCAGACCTTTTCCGACTTCGAGCGATCGGCGCTGCAGAGCGACGCCCGCCCGTTCAACACCGGCCGCACGCTGATCGATGCCCGGACCGCCGAGACGTGGCGCAGCCTGACCCATCGCGCGGTGCGCCGGTTCGGCGCGAATGATCTCGGCTACACCGATCCCGCCGGCCTGGCCGAGCTTCGCGAGAACATCAGTGACTATCTACGAGCGGCGCGCGCGGTGCGTTGCGACCCCGCGCAGATCGTCATCACGGCCGGCACCCAGCAAGCAATCGATATCGCAGTCCGTGTGCTGCTCGCGCCCGGCGACGAGGTGTGGGTCGAAGATCCTGGTTATCCGCTGACCCACGCGCAATTGCTGCTCGCCAAGGCGCGACCGCATCCCATTCCCGTCGATGCCCAAGGTCTGGTCGTCGACGCTGGCCTGCGCATGGCACCTCGGGCGCGCGTCGCGTTCGTCACACCCTCGCATCAGTTTCCGACCGGCGTTGCGCTGTCCATGGCGCGGCGCCTGGAGCTGTTGGCGTGGGCGCGGCAGAGCGGCGCGTTCATTGTCGAGGATGACTACACCAGCGAGTTCCGCTATTCGGGGCCGCCGCTCGCATCACTGCAGGGTCTCGATGACACCGAGCAGGTGATTTACGTCGGCACGCTCAACAAGGCGTTATTTCCAGGTCTGCGCATTGGTTACGCCGTGGTGCCGCGCGCACTGCTGCAGGCCTTTGTAGGCACGCGCTATCTCGTCGATCGCCAACCCGCGACGCTGCAGCAGGCGGTCGTTTCCGAGTTCATGCAACAAGGCCATTTCGCTGCGCACATTCGTCGCATGCGCCAGCTATATCGCGACCAGCGCGACGCGCTGGCGGAGACACTGATGCGGCGCGCAGCGGATCGGCTCGAAGTTGCGGTGCCCGATCAGGGCATGCACCTTGTCGCCTATCTGCGCGATGGATCGTCTGACCTCGCTGTCGAGGCCAGCGCCCAACGCGCCGGTATCGTCGTGCGCGCAATCAGCCGTTTCTATCGCGCAGCGCAACCCCGCGCAGGTCTCATGCTGGGGTTTAGCGGGTTTCCGCGGCAGTCGATCGTACCGTCGGCCGCTCGGCTGGCGACACTCCTCGACAAGCGTGTCCGAGCTTAGCTACATGGTCGAAGCCGCTGACGAGCATCACCGGCTGGCGCCGTATTTGACGCGGACTGCTGGCATGGCGGCGCGGTTCTGGATAGAGCCGGATGGCCGGCATGCAGTAGCAGAGAAACCCTGAGATCGACTTTCGCGAGATTTTTCGCGTTGTTCGATTTTCGACAGACGGGGCTGATCAATCGTCCCGCTCGGCTGGTTTATCTCAGCAGCGGCCTGCATCGCGGCGGGGAGGGTTCGCTGCGGGACCTCGATTGGCCGAAGCGGACCTGGGATCCGGCAAAGGCCTACGCCGAAAGCAAGCTGCAGGTCGTCGCGCTGGCATTCGCAGTGGCGCGACGCTGGCCGCAGGCCTTGAGCAATGCGGTCGATCCCGGCTGGGTGCGCACGAAGCGCCAGAGGCGGAGTTGTAAT
This portion of the Bradyrhizobium sp. AZCC 2262 genome encodes:
- the pdxR gene encoding MocR-like pyridoxine biosynthesis transcription factor PdxR, with amino-acid sequence MTLRGWADLYAWQLDRASRTPLTRQIYMQVRSAVLSGALRPGTRMPSSRAMASKLGVARASVVLAYEHLLAEGYVESRHGSGTFIAGDLTGLASRRRGVPRATKRAVPISAQTFSDFERSALQSDARPFNTGRTLIDARTAETWRSLTHRAVRRFGANDLGYTDPAGLAELRENISDYLRAARAVRCDPAQIVITAGTQQAIDIAVRVLLAPGDEVWVEDPGYPLTHAQLLLAKARPHPIPVDAQGLVVDAGLRMAPRARVAFVTPSHQFPTGVALSMARRLELLAWARQSGAFIVEDDYTSEFRYSGPPLASLQGLDDTEQVIYVGTLNKALFPGLRIGYAVVPRALLQAFVGTRYLVDRQPATLQQAVVSEFMQQGHFAAHIRRMRQLYRDQRDALAETLMRRAADRLEVAVPDQGMHLVAYLRDGSSDLAVEASAQRAGIVVRAISRFYRAAQPRAGLMLGFSGFPRQSIVPSAARLATLLDKRVRA